One stretch of Daphnia pulicaria isolate SC F1-1A chromosome 8, SC_F0-13Bv2, whole genome shotgun sequence DNA includes these proteins:
- the LOC124311995 gene encoding caspase-1-like — protein sequence MDLTDANPVGNQLQTPVQAPRRKTSRAECPVDRDSPVYNMKHRRRGKAYIFNHECFDPSLGLSRRVGSSTDVSNLKIALQGLGFQVFCFNDLGVCDVRKMIQLLANEDHSECDCVMVVVLSHGENGLIYTNDSVYHSDELWFPFTSDKCPSLAGKPKLFFIQACQGSKMDKGTLMQCDSAIERDSVVEEYSIPTLADFMITYSTVPGYASWRNTENGSWFIQSLCHIFKEYGKYEDLLSMMTMVLLKVATLGKGYAQIPCVTSQLIRRVYFYPKMKV from the exons atggatTTAACCGACGCAAATCCTGTTGGAAACCAACTTCAAACTCCAGTTCAGGCTCCCAG AAGGAAGACAAGTCGGGCTGAATGCCCAGTTGATCGTGATTCGCCCGTGTACAACATGAAACACCGACGCCGAGGAAAAGCTTACATTTTCAACCACGAATGTTTCGATCCATCGTTGGGGCTGAGCAGGAGAGTCGGATCAAGTACGGACGTTTCGAATCTTAAGATTGCATTACAGGGATTGGGTTTCCAGGTGTTTTGTTTCAACGATCTTGGAGTATGTGACGTCCGTAAAATGATCCAACTAC TTGCAAACGAAGATCACAGTGAGTGTGATTGCGTCATGGTCGTTGTACTGTCACACGGCGAGAACGGCTTGATTTACACAAACGACTCGGTTTATCACTCGGACGAGTTATGGTTTCCATTTACCTCTGACAAATGCCCATCTTTGGCCGGAAAGCCCAAACTGTTTTTCATTCAG GCATGCCAAGGAAGCAAAATGGATAAGGGAACACTGATGCAATGCGACTCGGCCATAGAGAGGGATTCTGTCGTTGAGGAATACTCCATTCCAACATTGGCGGATTTTATGATTACATATTCCACCGTTCCAG GCTACGCGTCTTGGCGCAACACCGAGAATGGCTCCTGGTTCATTCAATCCCTTTGTCACATTTTCAAAGAGTACGGTAAGTATGAAGATTTGCTCTCGATGATGACCATGGTCCTGTTAAAGGTTGCAACTCTCGGCAAGGGTTACGCGCAAATACCGTGCGTCACTAGCCAGCTCATCCGTCGCGTTTATTTCTACCCGAAAATGAAGGTTTGA
- the LOC124311993 gene encoding caspase-1-like isoform X1 encodes MNSNDEIDAQPLSTAEATINEPFTAPSQQLNVRPEIDIQSEECTDHPYIRAPVKKNSPCYNMEHKRRGDAIIFHHEKFDSNLELTPRENDKDLLNKLINVLNDLQFNVCVCEDWTYKQIEKKITKLATKEDHRNSDCILFVFMTHGYNGKLYAKDTHYNPDPLRLLFTSDKCPSLAGKPKIFIIQACRGNSPDLGTSLTPRPKHSSHRVSSSDETDGHKSEPFKMATHADFLIANSTVSNFTSYRTWFLEAFCDVLSSEKYRKDDFLSIMTTVQRKVAISFANELGDKQIPSLTTMLTRKLYFTSKKKTPQRHARMSCISSNVSE; translated from the exons atgaattcaaatgacGAAATAGACGCTCAACCACTTTCTACCGCAGAGGCAACGATAAACGAGCCGTTTACAGCACCATCTCAACA ATTAAATGTTAGACCGGAAATAGACATTCAAAGTGAAGAATGCACGGATCACCCATACATCCGCGCGCCGGTGAAAAAAAACTCCCCTTGCTACAACATGGAGCACAAGAGACGTGGTGACGCAATCATATTTCACCACGAAAAATTCGATTCCAACTTGGAATTAACGCCACGAGAAAATGACAAAGATTTGCTCAACAAGTTgataaatgttttgaatgacTTGCAGTTCAACGTTTGCGTCTGCGAAGACTGGACTTACAAACAAATCGAGAAGAAAATCACAAAAT TGGCCACCAAGGAAGATCACAGGAACAGCGACTGCATTCTGTTCGTGTTCATGACTCACGGTTACAACGGCAAATTGTACGCAAAAGACACGCACTACAATCCAGATCCGTTGAGATTACTTTTTACATCGGACAAATGCCCCAGTCTCGCTGGGAAACCAAAGATTTTCATCATTCAAGCGTGTCGAGGAAACAGTCCTGATTTGGGAACTTCATTGACTCCTCGCCCAAAGCACTCTTCTCATCGCGTTAGCTCATCCGACGAGACCGACGGACACAAAAGTGAGCCGTTCAAGATGGCAACACATGCagattttttaatcgcaaacTCTACAGTTTCAA ACTTCACCTCCTACCGAACATGGTTCCTTGAAGCTTTCTGTGACGTTTTGTCGTCTGAAAAATACCGCAAAGATGACTTCCTCTCCATCATGACCACCGTCCAAAGAAAAGTCGCCATTTCCTTCGCAAACGAACTCGGCGATAAGCAGATCCCATCCTTAACCACCATGCTCACCCGAAAACTCTACTTCACttccaagaaaaaaaccccTCAAAGGCACGCTAGAATGTCTTGTATAAGTTCAAATGTTTCAGAATAA
- the LOC124311993 gene encoding caspase-1-like isoform X2 has translation MNSNDEIDAQPLSTAEATINEPFTAPSQQPEIDIQSEECTDHPYIRAPVKKNSPCYNMEHKRRGDAIIFHHEKFDSNLELTPRENDKDLLNKLINVLNDLQFNVCVCEDWTYKQIEKKITKLATKEDHRNSDCILFVFMTHGYNGKLYAKDTHYNPDPLRLLFTSDKCPSLAGKPKIFIIQACRGNSPDLGTSLTPRPKHSSHRVSSSDETDGHKSEPFKMATHADFLIANSTVSNFTSYRTWFLEAFCDVLSSEKYRKDDFLSIMTTVQRKVAISFANELGDKQIPSLTTMLTRKLYFTSKKKTPQRHARMSCISSNVSE, from the exons atgaattcaaatgacGAAATAGACGCTCAACCACTTTCTACCGCAGAGGCAACGATAAACGAGCCGTTTACAGCACCATCTCAACA ACCGGAAATAGACATTCAAAGTGAAGAATGCACGGATCACCCATACATCCGCGCGCCGGTGAAAAAAAACTCCCCTTGCTACAACATGGAGCACAAGAGACGTGGTGACGCAATCATATTTCACCACGAAAAATTCGATTCCAACTTGGAATTAACGCCACGAGAAAATGACAAAGATTTGCTCAACAAGTTgataaatgttttgaatgacTTGCAGTTCAACGTTTGCGTCTGCGAAGACTGGACTTACAAACAAATCGAGAAGAAAATCACAAAAT TGGCCACCAAGGAAGATCACAGGAACAGCGACTGCATTCTGTTCGTGTTCATGACTCACGGTTACAACGGCAAATTGTACGCAAAAGACACGCACTACAATCCAGATCCGTTGAGATTACTTTTTACATCGGACAAATGCCCCAGTCTCGCTGGGAAACCAAAGATTTTCATCATTCAAGCGTGTCGAGGAAACAGTCCTGATTTGGGAACTTCATTGACTCCTCGCCCAAAGCACTCTTCTCATCGCGTTAGCTCATCCGACGAGACCGACGGACACAAAAGTGAGCCGTTCAAGATGGCAACACATGCagattttttaatcgcaaacTCTACAGTTTCAA ACTTCACCTCCTACCGAACATGGTTCCTTGAAGCTTTCTGTGACGTTTTGTCGTCTGAAAAATACCGCAAAGATGACTTCCTCTCCATCATGACCACCGTCCAAAGAAAAGTCGCCATTTCCTTCGCAAACGAACTCGGCGATAAGCAGATCCCATCCTTAACCACCATGCTCACCCGAAAACTCTACTTCACttccaagaaaaaaaccccTCAAAGGCACGCTAGAATGTCTTGTATAAGTTCAAATGTTTCAGAATAA
- the LOC124311991 gene encoding galactose mutarotase-like has protein sequence MNTFSTQVTQETFGTIQTSNGIQSVKKFTLTNLHGVKVQLITYGAALTHLFIPDKKGQLQDVVMGFDDIDGYLSSHNRYFGCTVGRVANRIAQGRFHLDEVEYQLAINKGDNHLHGGNMGFDKLIWQAYAHLDGRVTFTYSSPHMEEGYPGHLYTQVTYKLTDSNELIVEFNALTDRPTPVNLTNHSYFNLAGHDAGSQQLYNHRAQLFANQYTPVDSKNIPTGELAKVDDTVFDLRSETRLGDVIQQVPGGGYDHNFVVSESNVKFGNTIPLAAKVWHPESGRLLEIFSDQPGFQVYTGNFLPTDGSLVGKNGTVYTRHGGLAVEPQNFPNAINQPNFPDSVLRPGSDYRRTIVYKFSIQ, from the exons ATGAATACCTTCTCGACACAAGTGACACAGGAAACGTTCGGTACGATTCAAACCTCGAACGGAATCCAATCTGTGAAGAAATTCACATTGACCAACTTGCATGGAGTTAAGGTGCAGTTAATAACATATGGTGCTGCTCTTACTCACCTATTTATTCCCGACAAGAAAGGGCAGCTACAAGATGTCGTGATGGGTTTTGATGACATAGATG gGTATCTGTCGTCGCATAACCGCTATTTCGGGTGTACTGTTGGACGTGTAGCTAATAGAATAGCCCAAGGTCGTTTTCACTTAGATGAAGTCGAATATCAGTTAGCTATAAACAAAGGGGATAATCATTTACACGGAGGGAATATGGGCTTTGATAAATTAATTTGGCAAGCTTATGCTCACCTAGACGGGCGGGTCACTTTCACTTACTCCAGCCCGCATATGGAAGAAGGTTATCCTGGGCATCTGTACACTCAAGTCACCTACAA GTTAACGGATTCCAACGAGTTAATCGTGGAATTCAATGCGCTGACGGATCGACCAACACCCGTCAATCTCACCAATcattcttatttcaatttggcCGGACATGACGCTGGAAGTCAACAACTTTACAATCACCGAGCTCAATTGTTTGCTAACCAGTACACACCCGTTGACTCGAAAAATATTCCTACTGGAGAGCTGGCCAAGGTGGACGATACAGTTTTTGATTTAAGGTCAGAGACGCGATTGGGAGATGTCATTCAGCAAGTTCCCGGAGGAGGCTACGATCACAACTTTGTAGTTAGCGAAAGTAACGTTAAATTCGGCAACACAATTCCTTTAGCGGCCAAGGTTTGGCACCCCGAATCCGGGCGGCTATTGGAGATATTCAGTGATCAACCGGGTTTCCAAGTTTACACGGGCAATTTCTTGCCGACCGATGGCTCTTTGGTAGGGAAGAATGGCACTGTTTATACAAGGCATGGTGGTTTGGCCGTAGAACCTCAAAATTTCCCCAATGCCATCAATCAG cccAATTTCCCAGATTCCGTCCTTCGACCAGGATCTGACTATCGCCGCACCATCGTCTATAAGTTTAGTATCCAATAA